The Allochromatium tepidum genome has a window encoding:
- a CDS encoding ATP-binding protein: MPDAKRPLPISIQTFRKLREGGFCYVDKTAHIATLTQDSGAYFLSRPRRFGKSLLLDTLKELFEGSEELFRGLYIHDHWDWEQRHPVIVLDFAAGVIDSRAALEQRIRRLIEYNGERLGIGCDWHDNDVPGCFSDLIRHAQAQSGRPVVVLVDEYDKPILDNIDRPERAAEIREGLKNLYSVLKAQDAHLRFVYMTGVTKFSKVSLFSGLNQLNDITLAPRFATICGYTQQDLENTFGAHLQGVDRDEVRRWYNGYAFLGEPVYNPYDILLFIDKGHSFRNYWFETGSPSFLIKLFQCRRYFLPSLEQIEVSEEILDSFDIERINPITLLFQSGYLTVESTEQTWGELTFRLRIPNQEVRTALNNQFIDAYADISIERLRYKAGLGEALTQGDLPALVAAIKRLFAGIPWRNFTGNDLPESEGYYASVLYAFLASLNAEIIPEDLTNHGQADLTVRIAGYTYVMEFKLDRGAAASKVVAEDAGDAVDGESAEAANPALEQIQARGYSEKYRGTPGRGLFEVGLVFGSAARNLIQADWRRVA, translated from the coding sequence ATGCCTGATGCGAAGCGACCACTACCGATCAGCATTCAGACCTTCCGCAAACTGCGCGAGGGTGGTTTCTGCTATGTGGATAAAACCGCGCACATCGCCACCCTGACGCAAGACAGTGGAGCCTATTTCCTCTCGCGTCCACGCCGGTTCGGCAAGAGCCTGCTGCTCGATACGCTAAAGGAACTGTTCGAGGGCAGCGAGGAACTCTTTCGCGGACTGTACATCCATGATCACTGGGACTGGGAACAGCGCCATCCGGTGATCGTGCTGGATTTCGCCGCTGGGGTGATCGACAGCCGCGCCGCTTTGGAGCAACGCATCCGGCGCCTGATCGAGTACAACGGTGAGCGTCTCGGGATTGGCTGTGACTGGCACGACAACGATGTCCCCGGCTGCTTCAGCGACCTGATTCGCCACGCCCAGGCGCAGTCCGGCCGGCCGGTTGTCGTACTGGTCGACGAGTACGACAAACCGATCCTCGACAACATCGATCGTCCCGAACGCGCCGCCGAGATCCGCGAGGGACTCAAGAACCTCTATTCGGTGCTCAAGGCGCAGGATGCTCATCTGCGCTTCGTCTACATGACCGGCGTGACCAAGTTCAGCAAGGTCAGTCTGTTCTCGGGACTCAATCAGCTCAACGACATCACACTGGCCCCCAGGTTCGCGACCATTTGCGGTTATACGCAACAGGATCTCGAAAACACCTTTGGCGCCCACTTGCAGGGCGTCGATCGGGACGAGGTCCGACGCTGGTACAACGGCTATGCCTTCCTCGGTGAGCCGGTCTACAACCCCTATGACATCCTGCTGTTCATCGACAAGGGCCATAGCTTCCGCAACTACTGGTTCGAGACCGGCAGCCCGAGTTTTCTGATCAAGCTGTTCCAGTGCCGGCGCTACTTCCTGCCGAGCCTGGAGCAGATCGAAGTCAGCGAGGAGATCCTCGATTCCTTCGATATCGAGCGCATCAATCCCATCACCCTGCTGTTTCAGAGCGGCTATCTGACGGTGGAGTCGACCGAGCAGACCTGGGGTGAACTGACCTTTCGGCTGCGGATACCGAATCAGGAAGTACGCACCGCGTTGAACAATCAGTTCATCGACGCCTATGCCGACATCAGCATCGAACGCCTGCGCTACAAAGCGGGCTTGGGCGAGGCACTGACCCAGGGCGATCTGCCGGCGCTGGTCGCGGCCATCAAACGACTGTTCGCCGGTATCCCCTGGCGCAATTTCACCGGCAATGATCTGCCCGAGTCCGAGGGCTACTATGCCAGCGTGCTCTATGCCTTTCTCGCCAGTCTCAATGCCGAGATCATTCCCGAAGACCTGACCAATCACGGGCAGGCGGATCTGACGGTGCGGATCGCCGGCTACACCTATGTCATGGAATTCAAGCTCGATCGCGGGGCGGCGGCTTCGAAGGTCGTTGCGGAGGATGCAGGAGACGCTGTTGATGGCGAGTCCGCTGAAGCGGCCAACCCCGCTCTGGAACAGATCCAGGCGCGCGGTTATAGCGAGAAGTATCGCGGTACGCCTGGGCGCGGATTGTTCGAAGTGGGGCTGGTGTTTGGCAGTGCGGCGCGCAATCTCATTCAGGCCGATTGGCGGCGTGTGGCCTGA
- the folC gene encoding bifunctional tetrahydrofolate synthase/dihydrofolate synthase yields MTRHFVTLADWLDWQAALYPKRMDLGLERVATVWARLEPKPLPCPVITVGGTNGKGSTVAMIESMALAAGYRCGVYTSPHLCRYNERVRLDGVPVADEALCESFERIDRARGEISLTYFEFGTLAALDIFVRAQPDLVVLEVGLGGRLDAVNLIDADVSVVTSIGLDHTDWLGDSLESIAREKAGIFRAGRPAIIGQRDAPETLRAEATRIGALPIRLGHELDHARTLEGWIWTGPDGQRLALPIPALRGPFQLDNATAAIAALTALRERLPVPVNAIRAGLQRARLPGRFQVMPGAVTWILDVAHNGEAAEALAANLRDFACPGRLRAVIAVLADKNPERLVTPIREYVNDWYLAQSEDARALPVEQLSARLDGLIGANRRGAFGGVAEAIGAALAESVPGDALLIVGSFTTVGQALRHPACPV; encoded by the coding sequence ATGACTCGCCACTTTGTAACCCTTGCCGACTGGCTCGACTGGCAGGCCGCGTTGTACCCAAAGCGTATGGATCTGGGCCTGGAGCGCGTGGCAACGGTGTGGGCGCGTCTTGAGCCCAAGCCTCTGCCGTGTCCGGTGATCACGGTCGGCGGCACCAACGGCAAGGGCTCGACGGTCGCCATGATCGAGTCGATGGCGCTCGCGGCCGGCTATCGATGCGGCGTCTATACCTCGCCGCATCTGTGCCGCTACAACGAGCGGGTGCGGCTCGACGGCGTGCCGGTCGCGGATGAGGCGCTGTGCGAATCCTTCGAACGCATCGACCGGGCGCGCGGAGAGATTTCGCTGACCTATTTCGAGTTCGGCACGCTCGCCGCGCTCGACATCTTCGTCCGCGCTCAGCCTGATCTGGTGGTGCTGGAGGTCGGACTCGGCGGGCGGCTCGATGCGGTCAACCTGATCGACGCCGATGTGTCGGTAGTGACCAGCATCGGGCTGGATCACACCGACTGGCTGGGCGACAGCCTGGAGTCGATCGCGCGTGAGAAGGCCGGGATCTTCCGTGCCGGACGTCCGGCGATCATCGGTCAGCGCGACGCCCCCGAGACACTGCGCGCGGAGGCGACGCGAATCGGCGCGCTTCCGATCCGGCTCGGGCACGAACTCGACCATGCTCGAACCCTTGAAGGCTGGATCTGGACCGGGCCGGATGGACAGCGGCTGGCGCTTCCGATCCCGGCGCTGCGTGGGCCTTTCCAGCTCGACAACGCCACCGCCGCCATCGCGGCCCTGACAGCCTTGCGCGAACGGCTCCCGGTTCCGGTCAACGCCATCCGTGCCGGTTTGCAGCGGGCACGTCTGCCGGGACGTTTCCAGGTCATGCCGGGCGCCGTCACCTGGATTCTGGACGTGGCTCACAATGGCGAGGCGGCTGAAGCGCTGGCCGCCAATCTGCGCGATTTTGCCTGTCCCGGACGCTTGCGTGCCGTAATCGCGGTGCTGGCCGACAAGAACCCTGAACGTCTCGTTACGCCGATTCGCGAATACGTGAACGACTGGTATCTGGCTCAGAGCGAGGACGCGCGCGCTCTGCCGGTCGAGCAATTGAGCGCACGTCTGGATGGGCTGATCGGTGCGAACCGGCGCGGCGCCTTTGGGGGCGTCGCCGAGGCGATCGGGGCTGCTTTAGCCGAATCCGTGCCCGGCGATGCGCTACTGATCGTCGGCTCGTTCACGACGGTCGGACAGGCGCTTCGACATCCGGCCTGTCCGGTATAG
- a CDS encoding IS1595 family transposase, with protein MPQNTIQFQKGLSLPEFLQNYGTEDQCKQALEQWRWPQGFVCPSCGHAGEPVRLRTRALLQCRHCHHQTSLIAGTIFEATKLPLTTWFSAMFLLTQQKNGISALELKRHLGVSYLTAWRVKHKLLQVMKERDDQTPLSGVIEVDDAYWGGEHHGGKRGRGSPNKVPFIAALSCDEDNHPIGLRLGKVAGFRKTEVERFAKRHFDPSALIRTDGLSCFSAIAAAGFEHQPIVTGGGHPSMEIPEFQWLNTVLGNVKNSLQGPYHHLSGKHLPRYLGEFCYRFNRRFNLAAILPRLGKAAVRTPPMPHRLLKLAELC; from the coding sequence ATGCCTCAGAACACGATTCAGTTTCAGAAAGGCTTGAGTTTGCCGGAGTTTCTCCAGAACTACGGAACCGAGGACCAGTGCAAACAGGCCCTTGAACAGTGGCGTTGGCCGCAAGGCTTCGTCTGCCCGAGCTGCGGACACGCGGGTGAGCCGGTGCGCTTGCGCACGCGGGCGCTGTTGCAGTGTCGCCACTGTCATCATCAAACCTCACTGATCGCCGGAACGATCTTTGAGGCGACCAAGTTGCCGCTGACGACCTGGTTTTCGGCGATGTTTCTGCTGACACAGCAGAAAAACGGGATCTCGGCCCTGGAGCTCAAACGGCATCTGGGCGTGTCCTATTTGACGGCGTGGCGGGTTAAGCACAAATTGTTGCAAGTCATGAAAGAGCGCGACGATCAAACGCCGCTCAGCGGCGTCATCGAGGTCGACGACGCCTACTGGGGCGGCGAGCACCACGGGGGCAAGCGCGGGCGCGGCTCACCGAACAAGGTTCCATTCATCGCCGCGCTCTCGTGCGACGAGGACAACCACCCCATCGGCCTGCGCTTGGGTAAAGTCGCCGGCTTCCGCAAAACCGAGGTCGAACGCTTCGCCAAGCGCCACTTTGACCCCAGCGCCCTCATCCGCACGGATGGATTGTCCTGCTTCAGCGCCATCGCCGCGGCCGGATTCGAGCACCAGCCGATCGTCACCGGCGGCGGCCACCCCAGCATGGAGATTCCTGAGTTCCAGTGGCTTAATACCGTGCTGGGCAACGTCAAAAACAGCCTGCAAGGCCCCTACCATCATCTCAGCGGCAAGCATCTGCCGCGCTACCTGGGCGAGTTCTGCTATCGCTTCAATCGCCGCTTCAACCTCGCCGCCATACTGCCGCGCTTGGGCAAAGCCGCGGTGCGTACACCCCCAATGCCGCATCGCCTCCTCAAACTAGCTGAGCTATGTTAA